The Acidobacteriota bacterium genome has a segment encoding these proteins:
- a CDS encoding ankyrin repeat domain-containing protein, with amino-acid sequence MNQPNKLLFWMSLFLVSVACGRGPEDARKELEQMDIPYSQKGFFERVVNNDTTAVNLFLEAGMDVNAKDKSGVTALMLSARYGHTETAKALVAAGADVDARNSYGDTALMVAARFGYTEAVTALIDAGADVDAKFTEDGATALMAAAQGGHGGTVEILLGNGADANAETDSGATALMMAAQNGSPEAVNALLSAGADVNAQEEGGYTALTLAARKGHTEVAEILKQAGAEE; translated from the coding sequence ATGAACCAGCCAAACAAACTGCTGTTTTGGATGAGCCTTTTCCTCGTATCGGTCGCATGCGGACGGGGCCCGGAGGATGCTCGTAAGGAACTGGAGCAGATGGATATCCCCTACAGCCAGAAAGGCTTTTTTGAGCGTGTCGTGAACAACGACACAACAGCCGTTAATTTATTCTTGGAGGCGGGCATGGACGTGAACGCCAAGGACAAAAGCGGCGTGACCGCTCTGATGCTTTCGGCGCGCTACGGCCACACCGAGACGGCGAAGGCCCTAGTTGCCGCCGGTGCGGACGTGGACGCGAGGAACAGTTACGGCGACACCGCCCTGATGGTTGCGGCGCGCTTTGGCTACACCGAGGCGGTAACGGCCCTGATTGACGCGGGCGCGGACGTGGACGCGAAGTTCACGGAGGACGGCGCGACCGCCCTGATGGCCGCGGCGCAGGGAGGCCACGGCGGGACTGTGGAGATTTTGCTCGGCAACGGCGCGGACGCGAACGCGGAGACCGATAGCGGCGCGACCGCCCTGATGATGGCGGCGCAGAATGGCAGTCCCGAGGCGGTGAATGCCCTCCTTAGCGCGGGCGCGGACGTGAACGCGCAGGAAGAAGGCGGCTATACCGCCTTGACGCTGGCGGCAAGGAAAGGCCACACCGAGGTTGCGGAGATTCTCAAACAGGCCGGGGCGGAGGAGTGA
- a CDS encoding SOS response-associated peptidase, translated as MCARFTLVTPAGELAEAFDLEEIPSLEPRYNIAPTQPVAAVRRRESGSKRELALLRWGLVPPWVKSLRIGARMINARAETLSQRPAFREAFKHRRCLIPADGFYEWRREGKRKQPFYFRLRGGGLFAFAGLWERWEGQGDAVESCTLLTTDANELLRSFHERMPVILDPKDYEAWLDPGMQGEEKLRPLLMKAYPQDEIASHAVGLRVNSPRNDDPSCIEPFAPPPML; from the coding sequence ATGTGCGCCCGCTTTACACTCGTCACGCCGGCCGGGGAGCTGGCCGAGGCGTTCGACCTCGAAGAGATCCCCTCGCTCGAGCCGCGCTACAACATAGCGCCGACGCAGCCGGTCGCCGCTGTGCGGCGGAGGGAGAGCGGCTCGAAGCGGGAGCTCGCGCTCCTGCGCTGGGGTCTCGTTCCCCCATGGGTAAAGAGCCTGAGAATCGGGGCGCGTATGATCAACGCCCGCGCCGAGACCCTTTCCCAGAGACCCGCCTTCCGCGAGGCCTTCAAACATCGGCGCTGCCTCATCCCCGCGGACGGCTTCTACGAGTGGCGGCGCGAGGGGAAGAGAAAGCAGCCGTTCTATTTCCGCCTGCGCGGCGGGGGGCTCTTCGCCTTCGCCGGGCTCTGGGAGCGCTGGGAAGGGCAGGGCGACGCCGTCGAGTCGTGCACGCTCCTCACCACGGACGCAAACGAGCTGCTGCGCTCCTTCCACGAGCGCATGCCGGTGATTCTCGACCCGAAGGATTACGAGGCGTGGCTCGACCCCGGGATGCAAGGGGAAGAGAAACTCCGGCCTCTCCTGATGAAAGCCTATCCGCAGGATGAGATCGCCTCCCACGCCGTCGGCCTGCGTGTGAACAGCCCCAGGAACGACGACCCCTCCTGCATCGAGCCGTTTGCACCGCCTCCCATGCTGTAA
- a CDS encoding PQQ-like beta-propeller repeat protein, with protein MKTNKAIGLASTLCLCLALISPTVAAQDLYGIDRGGDQLLKIDPVTGNVVEVGYLGFNVGESGAAFSGDGTLYVFSVHESLPDTSYLYTVDLDTAKPRWIQSFRRVVGVGLSFGPDGETLFLREGDMLYTLDVKKGRLKRFASLPDGAFNLALSTDCESFYSRSIKPGQRGQYLTRIEANRKATVTEIGFIAGRVVGISNLASAPDGTLYSIFGIGPGHPWLWEIDPDTGAGTPIAPTDGYRPNALVFGPDEVVSCPPVPPQPGPCPDTVVIDGCDTGVFALLADGTCLQHVVDYCAAGAKNHGDYVSCVARATAELMQEGLLTGREKGLIDSCAGQSSIGKP; from the coding sequence ATGAAGACTAACAAAGCCATAGGGTTGGCAAGCACGCTGTGCCTGTGCCTGGCCCTAATCAGTCCGACCGTAGCCGCCCAGGATCTCTACGGCATCGACCGCGGTGGGGATCAACTCCTCAAGATCGATCCCGTTACCGGGAACGTCGTGGAGGTCGGCTATCTGGGGTTTAACGTCGGCGAATCGGGTGCGGCTTTTTCCGGTGACGGAACGCTCTATGTGTTTTCCGTGCACGAAAGTCTGCCGGACACGAGCTACCTGTATACCGTGGATCTGGACACGGCAAAACCGAGGTGGATTCAATCCTTCAGAAGGGTGGTTGGAGTCGGCCTCTCATTCGGTCCCGACGGGGAAACCCTCTTCTTGCGCGAGGGAGACATGCTGTATACCTTGGATGTCAAAAAGGGCCGGCTCAAGAGGTTCGCCTCATTGCCGGATGGAGCCTTCAATCTGGCGCTATCGACTGACTGCGAGTCCTTCTATTCGCGTAGCATAAAGCCTGGGCAGCGTGGGCAATACCTGACTCGAATCGAGGCTAATCGGAAAGCTACGGTTACGGAGATAGGGTTTATCGCAGGCAGGGTGGTCGGAATAAGCAATTTGGCGTCGGCTCCAGACGGAACGTTGTACTCAATCTTCGGTATAGGGCCGGGACATCCGTGGCTCTGGGAGATAGACCCGGATACGGGTGCCGGTACCCCGATCGCACCCACGGATGGATATAGACCCAATGCGTTGGTGTTCGGACCCGATGAGGTGGTGAGCTGTCCTCCTGTCCCACCGCAGCCAGGTCCGTGTCCGGATACGGTGGTCATTGACGGGTGTGATACGGGCGTCTTTGCCCTGCTCGCGGACGGGACGTGTCTCCAGCACGTGGTGGACTATTGCGCCGCAGGCGCTAAGAATCACGGCGATTACGTGTCCTGTGTCGCACGGGCAACGGCGGAGCTCATGCAGGAAGGGCTGCTTACGGGCCGGGAGAAGGGCTTAATCGATTCCTGTGCCGGGCAGTCAAGCATCGGGAAGCCGTAA
- a CDS encoding DUF507 family protein translates to MRATVEQMELVASEVVERLLAAGCLSKAHAEEAYTLVRRVLESEKALDDALDQEARDLMRQHSAGVWQDGMDSQALHRKIKRKLAEEKGVVV, encoded by the coding sequence ATGCGCGCCACGGTCGAGCAGATGGAACTTGTGGCATCCGAGGTCGTCGAGCGCCTGCTCGCGGCCGGGTGTCTCTCGAAGGCGCATGCCGAGGAGGCGTATACGCTCGTGCGCAGGGTGCTTGAGAGCGAGAAGGCCCTCGACGACGCCCTCGACCAGGAGGCGCGCGACCTCATGAGGCAGCATTCCGCGGGAGTGTGGCAGGACGGCATGGACTCGCAGGCGCTTCACAGGAAGATTAAACGAAAGCTCGCCGAGGAGAAGGGAGTGGTCGTGTGA
- a CDS encoding ankyrin repeat domain-containing protein, with amino-acid sequence MRPTFKAILLLLPLLFVQAVYPAGRGGDINSDLLKAAAAGDTAEMKQLLKQGADVDARGENGLTVLMIAAREGSIEAVKAVVDAGAGVNAKDEFSRTALMWAAFYGHTETIKALIDAGADVNAKDGFSRTALMTAARESRTETVKALIEAGADLNARDRSSATVFMRAADTGHAETVKILIDAGVDVNAMKEDGTTALMVAVRSNRMEAVKVLIDADVDVNAKTNDGVTALIRAAGDGRTEMVKTLIEAGADVYAKSIFGTTSLMLAARNGHAETVKALIDVGSDVNAMTGIGTTALMGAAISGNAEIAKMLMDVNADVNVKDIEDRTALMHAAKRGQTEVVKILIDANADVNVKDMEDQTAMMYAEGKGHTEIVELLKQAGAEE; translated from the coding sequence ATGAGGCCTACCTTTAAGGCGATCCTGCTCTTGCTCCCGCTGCTTTTCGTGCAGGCGGTCTACCCAGCCGGGCGCGGCGGGGATATCAATTCAGACTTGCTCAAAGCGGCAGCGGCAGGTGATACCGCCGAAATGAAACAATTGCTCAAGCAAGGCGCGGACGTGGACGCGAGGGGCGAAAACGGTTTGACCGTCCTGATGATTGCGGCGAGGGAGGGTAGCATCGAGGCGGTGAAGGCCGTGGTTGACGCGGGCGCGGGCGTGAACGCGAAGGACGAATTCAGCCGGACCGCCCTGATGTGGGCGGCATTCTATGGCCATACCGAGACAATTAAGGCTTTGATTGACGCGGGCGCGGACGTGAACGCGAAGGACGGATTCAGCCGGACCGCTCTGATGACGGCGGCGCGGGAGAGCCGTACGGAGACGGTGAAAGCCCTGATTGAAGCGGGCGCGGATTTAAACGCGAGGGACAGAAGCAGCGCGACTGTCTTTATGAGGGCGGCCGATACGGGCCACGCCGAGACGGTGAAGATTCTGATTGACGCGGGCGTGGACGTAAACGCGATGAAAGAAGATGGTACGACCGCCCTGATGGTTGCGGTGCGCTCCAATCGTATGGAGGCGGTGAAGGTCCTGATTGATGCGGACGTGGACGTAAACGCGAAAACCAATGACGGCGTGACCGCTCTCATACGGGCGGCAGGGGATGGCCGCACCGAGATGGTGAAGACCCTGATTGAGGCGGGTGCCGATGTGTACGCAAAGAGCATTTTCGGAACGACCTCCCTGATGTTGGCGGCACGGAACGGCCACGCCGAGACGGTGAAGGCCCTGATTGACGTGGGCTCGGACGTGAACGCCATGACGGGAATAGGCACGACCGCCCTGATGGGGGCGGCGATTTCGGGCAACGCCGAGATTGCGAAGATGCTGATGGATGTGAACGCGGACGTGAACGTGAAGGACATAGAAGACCGGACGGCCTTGATGCATGCGGCAAAGAGGGGCCAAACCGAAGTCGTGAAGATTCTGATTGATGCGAACGCGGATGTGAACGTGAAGGACATGGAAGACCAGACTGCCATGATGTATGCGGAGGGGAAGGGCCACACCGAGATCGTGGAGCTTCTCAAGCAGGCCGGGGCGGAAGAGTGA
- a CDS encoding ABC transporter substrate-binding protein, whose product MWSFGHSVIWSFFIRRAALAAASLGLMMAAGACVEEKIPPDRLVVLVESYPANLDPRIGTDQASARFFHLAFEGLTRVGPKGEILPLLAERWEVDESGTTYTFHLRRDAAFHHGKTFSSEDIAFTYEQFLKEDFISAKKEPYEAIEAVEALDAHTVRFRLRKPFASFLNAAALGVVPSDGAHTAERPVGTGPFALAEAVRDSHLLLRAHAAHPAPPSVREIELRVVPDATAREMALQKGSAHLAVNNILPTALERLESDPSLRVVRAPGGNFTYLGFNLEDPQLSRPEVRRAIAHAVDRERMIEGLLEGLGREADSVLPPHLWAHADDVPRHPYDPERAKALLDEAGFRPGADGVRFRLLYKTSTESLARRKAVLLQEFLRAVGIALDIRSYEFATFYEDIRRGNFQLYSLTWVGMNDPDLLHYIFHGSSVPPRGANRGRYRNARVDELLDAARSALDNRIRKTYYEEVQKIVAAELPYVPLWYSTNVAVASHRVEGLELWPAGEFTPLAGVRLRP is encoded by the coding sequence ATGTGGTCATTCGGTCATTCGGTCATATGGTCATTTTTCATCCGCCGCGCGGCCCTGGCGGCCGCTTCCCTCGGCCTCATGATGGCCGCGGGCGCGTGTGTTGAGGAAAAAATTCCCCCTGACCGCCTCGTGGTCCTCGTCGAGTCCTACCCCGCAAACCTCGACCCCCGCATAGGAACCGACCAGGCGTCGGCGCGGTTCTTCCACCTCGCCTTCGAGGGGCTCACCCGCGTGGGCCCCAAGGGAGAAATTTTGCCCCTCCTCGCCGAGCGCTGGGAGGTGGACGAGTCGGGCACGACGTACACGTTCCACCTGCGGCGTGACGCCGCGTTCCACCACGGCAAGACTTTCAGCTCGGAGGACATCGCGTTCACGTACGAGCAATTTCTGAAGGAGGATTTTATCTCCGCCAAGAAGGAGCCTTACGAGGCGATCGAGGCGGTGGAAGCGCTCGACGCGCACACCGTGCGCTTCCGGTTGAGGAAACCCTTCGCGTCTTTTCTGAACGCGGCGGCGCTCGGCGTCGTGCCCTCGGACGGGGCGCACACGGCGGAGCGCCCGGTAGGAACAGGGCCGTTCGCCCTGGCCGAGGCGGTCAGGGACTCCCACCTTCTGCTCCGCGCCCACGCGGCGCACCCCGCGCCCCCCTCGGTGCGGGAAATCGAGCTCCGGGTCGTCCCCGACGCCACGGCGCGGGAGATGGCGCTCCAGAAGGGCTCGGCGCACCTCGCGGTGAACAACATACTGCCCACGGCGCTTGAGCGCCTCGAGAGCGACCCGTCGCTCCGCGTCGTCAGGGCCCCGGGCGGAAACTTTACCTACCTCGGCTTCAACCTCGAGGACCCGCAACTCTCGCGGCCCGAGGTGCGGCGGGCCATAGCGCACGCCGTCGACCGCGAGCGGATGATTGAGGGGCTTCTCGAGGGCCTGGGCCGCGAGGCCGACAGCGTCCTCCCGCCCCACCTCTGGGCACACGCCGACGACGTGCCCCGCCACCCCTACGACCCGGAGCGTGCAAAGGCCCTCCTCGACGAGGCGGGCTTTCGGCCCGGCGCGGACGGGGTGCGCTTCCGGCTCCTCTACAAGACCTCGACGGAAAGCCTCGCCCGGAGGAAGGCGGTCCTTCTCCAGGAGTTCCTGCGCGCCGTCGGGATCGCCCTCGACATCCGGAGCTATGAGTTCGCGACGTTCTACGAGGACATCCGGCGGGGCAACTTCCAGCTCTATTCCCTCACCTGGGTCGGGATGAACGACCCCGACCTCCTGCACTACATCTTCCACGGCTCCAGCGTGCCCCCCCGCGGCGCGAACCGCGGCCGCTACCGGAACGCCCGCGTGGACGAGCTTCTCGACGCGGCGCGCTCGGCACTTGACAATAGAATACGAAAAACTTATTATGAGGAGGTGCAGAAAATCGTCGCCGCCGAACTGCCCTACGTCCCGCTCTGGTACTCCACGAACGTCGCGGTGGCGTCGCACCGGGTCGAGGGCCTGGAGCTATGGCCGGCGGGCGAGTTCACGCCGCTCGCCGGGGTAAGGCTCCGGCCGTGA
- a CDS encoding thermonuclease family protein: MSNHYTQNHYVSNHYAASHYTPNHYAIGPFLALLLALSPLADEARNFSGKVVSVTDGDTLTVLREDGKKEKIRLAGIDCPELARAGEKAQAFGERAKEFTEEFSLGKKVTVAVKGTDRYGRVLGEVTVPGGKILNEELLKTGLAWWYRKCAPDNSSYERLEREAREAGRGLWPTPPWEFRKRRPGARTSPPSPLSLEGEGEGPGVGSEVGKSGKSGKMLDKSRKRHSVQKMRPETSSQ, encoded by the coding sequence ATGTCAAACCACTACACACAAAACCACTACGTTTCAAACCACTACGCAGCAAGCCACTACACACCAAACCACTACGCGATAGGGCCGTTCCTCGCCCTTCTGCTCGCCCTCTCCCCTCTCGCGGACGAAGCACGGAATTTTTCGGGCAAGGTCGTGTCCGTAACGGACGGCGACACCCTCACGGTGCTCAGAGAAGACGGGAAAAAAGAAAAAATTCGCCTCGCCGGGATCGACTGCCCGGAGCTTGCTCGTGCAGGCGAGAAGGCGCAAGCCTTCGGGGAGCGGGCGAAGGAATTCACGGAAGAATTTTCCCTTGGGAAGAAGGTGACGGTCGCCGTGAAAGGGACGGATCGCTACGGGAGAGTCCTCGGCGAGGTAACCGTGCCCGGCGGAAAGATTCTCAACGAGGAGCTCCTCAAGACGGGGCTCGCGTGGTGGTACAGAAAGTGCGCGCCGGACAACTCCTCCTACGAGAGGCTGGAAAGGGAGGCGCGGGAGGCGGGGCGGGGGCTGTGGCCCACGCCGCCGTGGGAGTTCAGGAAGCGGCGGCCGGGGGCCAGAACCTCACCCCCCAGCCCCCTCTCCCTTGAGGGAGAGGGGGAGGGGCCGGGGGTTGGGAGTGAGGTCGGCAAATCCGGCAAAAGCGGCAAAATGCTTGACAAATCGCGGAAACGGCATAGTGTTCAGAAGATGAGACCGGAAACAAGTAGCCAGTAG
- a CDS encoding UTP--glucose-1-phosphate uridylyltransferase, giving the protein MRASTSRVRKVVVPVAGVGTRMLPASKGVPKELLPIVDRPLIHYVADECVQSGLREMILVCAPRKTALADYFRRDRSLDAFLRRAKRSYLLDATYRLAGKMQVRTTVQKEALGLGHAVACARRQVGRDPFFAVVLPDDLIDSPTPCLKQMLALHRSLRASLVALIEVPESEVSRYGIVSGRRVGDRVLQLDDLVEKPDEDAAPSRYAIVGRYILSRRIFQKLSSSKRGALGEIQLTDALRELLKEEKVFGYLFQGRRYDTGNPVGYLRANLAYALKRPEFASLFRAPL; this is encoded by the coding sequence GTGAGAGCTTCCACAAGTAGGGTGCGTAAGGTCGTGGTGCCCGTGGCGGGCGTGGGCACGCGGATGCTCCCCGCCTCGAAAGGCGTGCCGAAGGAGCTCCTTCCCATCGTCGACCGCCCCCTCATCCACTACGTCGCCGACGAGTGCGTCCAGTCGGGCCTCCGCGAGATGATACTCGTCTGCGCGCCCAGGAAGACGGCGCTCGCGGATTATTTCCGGCGCGACCGCTCCCTTGACGCCTTCCTGCGCCGGGCCAAGCGGAGCTACCTCCTCGACGCCACCTACCGCCTCGCGGGAAAGATGCAGGTCCGCACCACCGTCCAGAAGGAGGCGCTGGGCCTGGGCCACGCCGTGGCCTGCGCCCGGCGCCAGGTGGGACGCGACCCGTTCTTCGCCGTGGTCCTTCCCGATGATTTAATAGACTCGCCCACGCCGTGCCTCAAGCAGATGCTCGCGCTCCACCGCAGCCTCCGCGCCTCCCTGGTCGCGCTCATCGAGGTGCCCGAGTCGGAGGTCTCCCGCTACGGCATCGTCTCGGGGCGGCGCGTGGGGGACAGAGTGCTCCAGCTGGACGACCTGGTCGAAAAGCCCGACGAGGACGCGGCGCCCTCCCGCTACGCCATCGTCGGACGCTACATCCTCTCGCGAAGGATTTTCCAGAAGCTCAGCAGCTCGAAGCGCGGCGCCTTGGGCGAGATCCAGCTCACCGACGCCCTCCGCGAGCTTCTCAAGGAGGAGAAGGTTTTCGGCTACCTCTTCCAGGGCAGGCGCTACGACACGGGCAACCCCGTGGGCTACCTGCGGGCCAACCTCGCCTACGCCCTGAAGCGCCCCGAGTTCGCCTCCCTCTTCAGGGCCCCCCTGTGA
- a CDS encoding DUF255 domain-containing protein, with amino-acid sequence MKATTRRGAAASPSRILSLIALAVFLSCGSGTNSAPLKEAEMKGRKPNHLIHEKSPYLLQHAYNPVDWHPWGEEAFEKARKEDKPVFLSVGYSACHWCHVMERESFENEEVAKILNEHFVSVKVDREERPDVDNLYMAAVQMMTRSGGWPMTVVMTPDGKPFFGGTYFPPDDRAGRRGFKSIMLELAEAWRNNRDEVAAVAERTAAALKQRLTPDESGADEGGEMRGEAVLDSTLVGDIVDGLARRFDPRNGGFGSRPKFPPHNFFPVLFSEYRRTREKETLEMATLTLDAMALGGIHDHLGGGFHRYSTDSHWLVPHFEKMLYDNAQLLRAYAEGWSVTKNGRYRGAARGIVAWLDREMTHEEGGFYSTLDADSEGEEGKYYVWDYDEILKILGEEEGKFFAKIYNAEPAGNFREEAAGEDTGRNILHLTEGPDEAAARLGTEPKELEARLAEAREKLLERRATRVRPALDDKVLASWNALMIGALAHAGKTFDEPGYVERAERAARFVLKRMRTKEGRLLHSFREGEGKIPAFLEDYAYLADAFVTLHEATGKDAWLGEAKALADQMVQHFLDEKSGGFFFTADDQESLLVRLKDPYDSAVPSPNGVAAQAFLRLHRATNDARYLEHGRGTLAAFAGTLSQMPQALTTLVMALPLLPEGKLPAKAEPAEEESPVEASASVSPGEARPGQKVELVVRLDIAEKWHVNARKPREEYLIPTEVRVENLPEGLKAGEVDYPKEKLVKLGFSDAPLAVYDGRTEISVPLTVAKDAQPGPRTLTAKVRFQACDDSRCLPPEERTVSATLEIADGR; translated from the coding sequence ATGAAAGCGACGACGCGGCGCGGGGCGGCCGCTTCCCCTTCCCGGATTCTTTCCCTTATCGCCCTAGCCGTTTTCCTCAGCTGCGGCTCGGGCACGAATTCCGCGCCCCTGAAAGAGGCCGAGATGAAAGGCCGAAAACCGAACCACCTCATCCACGAGAAAAGCCCCTACCTCCTGCAGCACGCCTACAACCCCGTGGACTGGCACCCGTGGGGAGAGGAGGCCTTCGAGAAGGCACGGAAGGAGGACAAGCCCGTCTTCCTCTCCGTCGGCTACTCCGCGTGCCACTGGTGCCACGTGATGGAGCGCGAGTCGTTCGAGAACGAGGAGGTCGCGAAAATTCTGAACGAGCATTTCGTCTCGGTCAAGGTGGACCGCGAGGAGCGCCCCGACGTGGACAACCTCTACATGGCGGCCGTCCAGATGATGACGCGCTCGGGCGGATGGCCGATGACGGTCGTCATGACGCCCGACGGAAAGCCGTTCTTCGGGGGCACATATTTCCCGCCCGACGACCGCGCGGGCCGCCGGGGCTTCAAGTCCATCATGCTCGAGCTCGCCGAGGCCTGGCGGAACAACCGCGACGAGGTGGCGGCGGTCGCCGAGCGCACGGCGGCGGCGCTCAAGCAGCGGCTCACCCCCGACGAGTCGGGCGCTGATGAAGGCGGCGAGATGCGCGGCGAGGCCGTCCTGGACTCGACGCTCGTCGGGGACATCGTGGACGGCCTCGCGCGGCGGTTCGACCCCCGGAACGGCGGCTTCGGCTCCCGCCCCAAGTTCCCCCCGCACAACTTCTTCCCGGTGCTCTTTTCGGAATACCGCCGCACGCGCGAGAAGGAAACGCTCGAAATGGCCACGCTCACGCTCGACGCCATGGCCCTGGGCGGCATCCACGACCACCTGGGCGGCGGCTTCCACCGCTACTCCACCGACTCGCACTGGCTCGTTCCGCACTTCGAAAAAATGCTTTACGACAACGCGCAGCTCCTGCGCGCCTACGCCGAGGGCTGGAGCGTCACGAAGAACGGGCGCTACCGCGGCGCGGCGCGGGGCATCGTGGCGTGGCTCGACCGCGAGATGACGCACGAGGAGGGAGGCTTCTACTCGACGCTCGACGCGGACAGCGAGGGCGAGGAGGGCAAGTACTACGTCTGGGACTACGACGAAATCTTGAAAATTCTCGGCGAGGAGGAGGGGAAATTTTTTGCGAAAATCTACAACGCCGAGCCCGCGGGCAACTTCCGCGAGGAGGCCGCGGGAGAAGACACCGGCAGGAACATCCTGCACCTGACCGAGGGGCCGGACGAGGCAGCGGCCCGCCTCGGGACGGAGCCGAAAGAGCTCGAGGCGCGCCTGGCGGAGGCGAGAGAGAAACTACTTGAGCGCCGCGCGACGCGGGTGAGGCCCGCCCTGGACGACAAGGTGCTCGCCTCGTGGAACGCCCTCATGATAGGCGCGCTCGCCCACGCCGGGAAGACCTTCGACGAGCCGGGCTACGTCGAGCGCGCCGAGCGCGCCGCGCGGTTCGTCCTCAAGCGCATGCGGACGAAGGAGGGGCGCCTCCTCCACAGCTTCCGCGAGGGCGAAGGAAAAATTCCGGCCTTCCTCGAGGACTACGCCTACCTGGCGGACGCCTTCGTTACGCTGCACGAGGCCACGGGCAAGGACGCGTGGCTCGGGGAGGCCAAAGCGCTCGCCGACCAGATGGTCCAGCATTTCCTCGACGAAAAGTCGGGGGGCTTCTTCTTCACGGCTGACGACCAGGAATCTCTCCTTGTCCGCCTGAAGGACCCTTACGACAGCGCCGTGCCGAGCCCGAACGGCGTCGCGGCGCAGGCGTTCCTTAGACTCCACCGCGCCACGAACGACGCGCGCTACCTCGAGCACGGCCGAGGCACGCTGGCGGCGTTCGCCGGCACCCTCTCGCAAATGCCCCAGGCGCTCACGACGCTCGTGATGGCCTTGCCGCTTCTGCCGGAAGGGAAACTCCCCGCAAAGGCCGAGCCCGCGGAGGAAGAATCACCGGTCGAGGCGAGCGCTTCCGTCTCGCCGGGCGAGGCCCGGCCGGGGCAGAAGGTGGAACTCGTCGTCCGCCTCGACATAGCGGAGAAATGGCACGTCAACGCCCGCAAGCCGAGGGAGGAGTATCTCATCCCCACTGAGGTGCGCGTCGAGAACCTTCCGGAAGGCCTCAAAGCCGGAGAGGTAGATTATCCGAAGGAGAAGCTCGTAAAGCTCGGCTTCAGCGACGCCCCGCTCGCGGTCTACGACGGGCGGACGGAAATTTCTGTTCCGCTCACGGTCGCAAAGGACGCCCAACCCGGCCCGCGCACGCTCACCGCGAAGGTGCGCTTCCAGGCCTGCGACGACAGCCGCTGCCTCCCGCCGGAGGAGCGGACGGTGAGCGCGACGCTTGAGATAGCGGATGGCAGATAA
- the carA gene encoding glutamine-hydrolyzing carbamoyl-phosphate synthase small subunit has protein sequence MSGPKQAKLALEDGRVFPGLSAGAEGERAGEVVFNTAITGYQEVFTDPSYKGQIVAMTYPHIGNTGLNDDDCESQAFHLEGIVVREMEKVPSNWRSKRTLPELLRGRGLVAAEGVDTRALTRHIRSKGAMRAVLSTEDLDDASLVAKARAAPGLSEQNLVERVSCEKPYAWEKGYDAPWREGGEVSPRFRVTVYDFGVKLNILRSLREVGAEVTVVPYDAPAADVLRKKPDGVLFSNGPGDPENVEPGIRAAKKLIGKLPVFGICLGHQVLGLALGGRTYKLPFGHHGANHPIKDLRTGKVDITSQNHGFSVDADSLGQDVEATHINLNDQTLEGFRHRSLPVMAVQYHPEAAPGPHDAQWLFGEFLKMMGERR, from the coding sequence TTGAGCGGGCCCAAGCAGGCCAAGCTCGCGCTCGAGGACGGGCGCGTTTTTCCGGGCCTCTCCGCTGGCGCGGAGGGCGAGCGCGCGGGCGAGGTCGTCTTCAACACGGCCATCACCGGCTACCAGGAGGTCTTCACCGACCCCTCCTACAAGGGGCAGATCGTCGCGATGACGTACCCGCACATCGGAAACACCGGCCTGAACGACGACGACTGTGAGTCGCAGGCGTTCCACCTCGAGGGCATCGTGGTGCGGGAGATGGAAAAGGTGCCGAGCAACTGGCGCTCGAAGAGAACGCTCCCCGAGCTGCTGCGCGGGCGCGGCCTGGTGGCCGCCGAGGGCGTGGACACGCGGGCGCTCACGCGCCACATCCGCTCGAAGGGCGCGATGCGCGCCGTCCTCTCCACCGAGGACCTCGACGACGCCTCGCTCGTCGCAAAAGCCAGGGCCGCCCCCGGCCTCTCGGAGCAGAACCTGGTGGAGCGGGTCTCGTGCGAGAAGCCCTACGCATGGGAGAAGGGCTACGACGCGCCCTGGCGCGAGGGCGGGGAGGTTTCTCCCCGGTTCCGCGTCACGGTCTACGACTTCGGCGTGAAGCTGAACATCCTGCGCTCGCTCCGCGAGGTCGGGGCCGAGGTTACGGTCGTCCCCTACGACGCGCCCGCCGCCGACGTTCTCAGGAAAAAGCCCGACGGCGTGCTTTTCTCGAACGGCCCGGGCGACCCCGAGAACGTCGAGCCCGGCATCCGCGCCGCGAAGAAGCTCATCGGAAAACTTCCGGTCTTCGGCATCTGCCTGGGGCACCAGGTGCTGGGGCTCGCCCTCGGCGGCAGGACCTACAAGCTGCCGTTCGGCCACCACGGGGCGAACCATCCCATCAAGGACCTCCGCACCGGCAAGGTGGACATCACGTCGCAGAACCACGGCTTCTCCGTCGACGCCGACTCGCTCGGCCAGGACGTGGAGGCGACGCACATCAACCTCAACGACCAGACGCTCGAGGGCTTCCGCCACCGCTCGCTTCCCGTGATGGCCGTCCAGTACCACCCCGAGGCCGCGCCCGGCCCCCACGACGCGCAGTGGCTCTTCGGGGAATTCTTGAAGATGATGGGGGAGCGGCGGTAG